In a genomic window of Infirmifilum sp. NZ:
- a CDS encoding PIN domain-containing protein: MSEAVIDTNVFIHAISEDSPLHQEARMLLYGLKRWMVPTVVVYELVWFFKRVGVRSEVAAYVVESILSNPRTVVLADLGEHARWALRALREEKIGLAHFNDKVIVSTAAKAGVPLVTYDDELRKEAMREGLKVLPPL, translated from the coding sequence ATGAGCGAGGCAGTCATAGACACAAACGTGTTCATTCACGCGATTTCGGAGGACTCGCCTCTGCACCAGGAGGCTAGGATGCTCCTCTACGGACTTAAGAGGTGGATGGTGCCCACAGTCGTTGTCTACGAGCTCGTATGGTTTTTTAAAAGAGTGGGGGTTAGATCTGAGGTTGCAGCGTACGTAGTTGAGAGCATCCTCAGCAACCCGCGCACGGTGGTGCTCGCGGATCTCGGGGAGCATGCGAGGTGGGCCCTCAGAGCCTTGCGCGAGGAGAAGATAGGCTTGGCGCACTTTAACGACAAGGTTATCGTCTCCACTGCGGCTAAAGCTGGTGTCCCACTGGTAACCTACGACGACGAGCTGAGAAAAGAGGCTATGAGAGAGGGCTTGAAGGTGCTCCCACCGCTTTGA
- a CDS encoding AbrB/MazE/SpoVT family DNA-binding domain-containing protein: MRVRVTRNFQVTIPAEIRRALGIREGDLLEVRLEGGRIVIEKAELELPRIRLGMSVTTGEVERLIEEGAEESAHL, encoded by the coding sequence GTGAGGGTCAGGGTGACGAGGAACTTCCAAGTGACGATCCCTGCGGAGATCAGGAGGGCCCTCGGTATAAGAGAGGGGGATCTGCTGGAGGTGAGGCTGGAAGGGGGTAGAATCGTCATCGAGAAGGCTGAGCTGGAGCTTCCCCGCATCAGGCTGGGAATGAGCGTTACTACGGGGGAGGTTGAGCGACTCATCGAGGAGGGTGCTGAGGAGAGCGCACACCTATGA
- the ppcA gene encoding phosphoenolpyruvate carboxylase produces MAIPRLMCTQHPDSAVRIPVSEEVREAILGYRLYGCDEVMVDFEGKLTPYSQPRDIVLKALEEGIPVGEEFFVTVRVPNPKLEGVDRLLLALESAVLANYYSVERAGVEAVRWVVVPMVDSSDVLSVACRALREKARLVRELTGVDAEPPEVVPLLEGVSEHLNAESILSSYLEFLERNGIDPKPLRVFVGKSDAALRSGHLASLLSTLHALSSVHDFARRSGVDVSVILGMGSPPFRGGLNNPSLTEVEARLYRGFDTATLQSAVRYDVPREVAQYVSKVLRDNAGKPAPRFRAGHELLEAMSQAYRSRVTQLLPAINEIANKVPQTRERLDRRLYGRFMAEDAPGPAPRAIAFTAACYSVGFPPTLLDAHGIVEKLEELSSPLLEHIKAELELDYQFFAPEVASSFLGFSTVREALDLKEKIGVEAAPRKDYLIAIDAGDFDAVRLARIRGFLG; encoded by the coding sequence ATGGCTATTCCGAGGCTGATGTGTACTCAACACCCGGACTCGGCTGTGAGGATCCCGGTGTCTGAAGAAGTCCGGGAGGCTATCCTAGGCTACAGGCTGTACGGCTGCGACGAGGTCATGGTGGACTTCGAGGGCAAGCTGACCCCGTACTCCCAGCCGCGTGACATCGTCCTCAAGGCTCTCGAAGAGGGGATTCCGGTTGGGGAGGAGTTCTTCGTGACGGTCAGGGTGCCGAACCCGAAGCTGGAGGGCGTGGACAGGCTCCTCCTAGCGCTGGAGTCGGCCGTGCTGGCGAACTACTACTCTGTCGAGCGCGCGGGCGTTGAGGCTGTAAGGTGGGTAGTCGTGCCGATGGTCGACTCCTCTGACGTCCTCAGCGTAGCGTGCAGAGCCCTCCGCGAGAAAGCCAGGCTGGTGCGGGAGCTCACCGGCGTTGACGCGGAGCCGCCCGAGGTGGTCCCGCTCCTCGAGGGGGTCAGCGAGCACCTTAACGCGGAGTCTATACTGTCCTCCTACCTCGAGTTCCTCGAGAGAAACGGCATCGACCCCAAACCCCTAAGGGTCTTCGTGGGTAAGAGCGACGCGGCGCTCCGCTCAGGCCACCTCGCTTCTCTCCTCTCCACACTCCACGCCCTGAGCTCAGTCCACGACTTCGCCCGCCGCTCCGGAGTGGATGTGAGCGTGATTCTCGGCATGGGCTCTCCCCCCTTCCGCGGCGGGCTGAACAACCCTTCTCTCACTGAGGTGGAGGCACGCCTCTACCGAGGCTTCGACACGGCCACGCTCCAGTCAGCCGTCAGGTACGATGTGCCGCGTGAGGTCGCGCAATACGTCTCCAAGGTTCTTCGGGACAACGCAGGGAAGCCCGCTCCGAGATTCCGGGCAGGCCACGAGCTGCTGGAGGCGATGTCTCAGGCGTACAGAAGCAGGGTGACGCAGCTCCTGCCCGCGATAAACGAGATCGCCAACAAGGTCCCGCAGACGCGCGAAAGGCTCGACCGTAGGCTCTACGGGCGCTTCATGGCTGAAGACGCACCAGGCCCGGCTCCTCGCGCGATAGCATTCACAGCCGCTTGCTACAGCGTGGGTTTCCCGCCCACCCTCCTCGATGCGCACGGCATCGTGGAAAAGCTGGAAGAGCTCTCTTCCCCCCTCCTGGAGCATATAAAGGCTGAGCTAGAGCTCGACTACCAATTCTTCGCACCCGAGGTCGCGAGCAGTTTTCTCGGGTTCAGTACCGTCAGGGAAGCCCTTGACCTGAAGGAGAAGATAGGGGTTGAGGCAGCCCCAAGAAAAGACTACCTCATCGCCATAGACGCGGGCGATTTCGACGCGGTGCGCCTAGCAAGGATCCGGGGATTCCTCGGCTAG
- a CDS encoding adenine nucleotide alpha hydrolase family protein, with the protein MVSVKAALERAIRTSRKLVAPGDRVFVAVSGGKDSAVALYVLRELQKTKPFELRAFHIDLGLTPTLGVVEDLAGMLGVQLHTVSLRDYGIDIPSASRALRRPPCSVCGAVKRYLMNKAPRELGATKVATGHNADDILVFFLKDLAQGRADWAAKLKPIAPSTHPKLLPKIRPLFEVTGEEALAIAESQGLPFTRERCPLAPLKGDWLQPFLQDFARRVEEKHPGFRLQLVRGVAQLPVTGQNPELRECRLCGEPTSKDICDFCRIRIALHLTSLPSSSLGEKGSNI; encoded by the coding sequence ATGGTTAGCGTGAAGGCTGCGCTGGAGCGTGCCATCAGGACAAGCCGGAAGCTGGTCGCCCCAGGTGACAGAGTGTTCGTTGCCGTCAGCGGCGGGAAGGACAGCGCGGTGGCGCTGTACGTCCTCCGGGAGCTCCAGAAGACCAAGCCCTTCGAGCTGAGGGCTTTCCACATAGACCTCGGTCTAACCCCCACGCTCGGGGTCGTCGAGGATCTGGCTGGGATGCTCGGCGTCCAGCTCCACACCGTCAGCCTCAGGGACTACGGGATAGACATACCCTCCGCGAGCAGGGCCCTGAGAAGGCCACCGTGCTCGGTCTGCGGGGCGGTGAAGAGGTATCTCATGAACAAGGCTCCCAGAGAGCTCGGGGCGACTAAGGTCGCGACAGGCCACAACGCTGACGATATCCTGGTCTTTTTCCTGAAGGACCTTGCGCAGGGGAGGGCTGACTGGGCCGCTAAGCTCAAGCCGATCGCCCCCTCCACGCACCCGAAGCTTCTCCCGAAGATCCGGCCGCTCTTCGAGGTCACAGGCGAGGAGGCGCTGGCGATAGCTGAGTCACAGGGTCTGCCCTTCACGAGAGAGAGGTGCCCCCTCGCGCCGCTAAAGGGAGACTGGCTCCAACCCTTCTTGCAGGACTTCGCACGCAGGGTTGAAGAAAAGCACCCCGGCTTCAGGCTACAACTGGTCCGCGGGGTAGCCCAGCTACCCGTAACAGGTCAGAACCCAGAGCTCAGAGAGTGCAGGCTGTGCGGTGAACCTACAAGCAAGGATATTTGCGACTTTTGCAGAATACGCATCGCTCTACATCTCACGAGCCTACCCTCTTCAAGTCTAGGAGAAAAGGGGTCTAACATCTGA
- a CDS encoding type 1 glutamine amidotransferase domain-containing protein: MRAAILVEDYFDERELIYPLYRLKELGFEVDLVGPELREYHGKQGFKVKANVQVDPSKATYYDLIWIPGGYAPDRLRRNKGVLEFVKKAYESGKVVAAVCHAPWVLISAGVIKGKKVAAFHAIHDDVRNAGGVLVEGNVAVDGNLVTGTDPEAMPEMFKSIRKLLKLD, from the coding sequence ATGAGGGCGGCGATTCTCGTAGAAGACTACTTCGACGAGCGCGAGCTCATATATCCTCTTTACCGCCTCAAGGAGCTAGGGTTCGAGGTAGACCTCGTAGGACCAGAGTTGAGGGAGTATCACGGGAAGCAGGGATTCAAGGTTAAGGCAAACGTCCAGGTCGATCCATCAAAGGCCACCTATTATGACTTGATCTGGATCCCCGGTGGCTACGCCCCCGATAGGCTCAGGAGGAACAAAGGAGTTCTCGAATTCGTGAAGAAAGCCTATGAGTCCGGCAAGGTTGTCGCGGCCGTATGCCACGCGCCATGGGTTCTGATCTCCGCCGGGGTTATCAAAGGGAAAAAGGTCGCAGCCTTCCACGCGATTCACGACGACGTGAGGAACGCCGGGGGTGTGCTAGTGGAGGGGAACGTAGCCGTTGACGGGAACCTGGTCACCGGTACTGACCCAGAAGCCATGCCCGAGATGTTTAAGAGTATCAGGAAGCTCCTCAAGCTGGATTGA
- a CDS encoding ABC transporter ATP-binding protein, protein MVSIRVVGVTVRYGSVEALRNVTLSVDSGEVASLVGPNGSGKTTLLKTLDGILRRFTGAVYLDGRDVRRIGQREIAKVVGYVPQRLESFAPITVYDFVLTGRRPHVEGLPKREDHEAVEESLKVTGTSSLRDRPITTLSGGELQRVLIARALAARPKVLLLDEPTANLDPKYQLEVLRILRSLAKSGLCVIMALHDLTHAYRYSEKVVMLKNGVVYAAGRPEEVIIEENISRVYGVKAIVHRDIKAVTYLD, encoded by the coding sequence ATGGTCAGCATTAGAGTCGTAGGGGTGACGGTGAGGTACGGTAGCGTTGAGGCTCTCAGGAACGTGACCCTCAGCGTGGACTCCGGTGAGGTTGCCTCGCTCGTGGGCCCGAACGGCTCGGGAAAAACAACCCTCCTGAAGACACTCGACGGAATCCTCAGAAGATTCACCGGAGCAGTTTACCTGGACGGGAGAGATGTGAGGAGGATCGGGCAGAGGGAGATCGCTAAGGTCGTCGGCTACGTCCCCCAGAGGCTCGAGAGCTTCGCGCCGATAACTGTGTACGACTTCGTCCTGACAGGCCGGCGCCCCCACGTCGAAGGCCTGCCTAAGCGCGAGGACCACGAGGCCGTGGAGGAGTCGCTTAAAGTGACGGGGACAAGCAGCCTGCGCGACAGGCCCATAACCACTCTCAGCGGGGGCGAGCTCCAGCGAGTCTTGATAGCCAGGGCGCTAGCCGCCAGACCGAAAGTCCTCCTCCTCGACGAGCCTACCGCTAACCTCGACCCCAAGTACCAGCTTGAGGTGCTGAGGATACTCCGCTCTCTAGCGAAAAGCGGGCTGTGCGTGATCATGGCCCTCCACGACCTCACACACGCCTACAGGTACTCCGAGAAGGTCGTGATGCTGAAGAACGGGGTGGTCTACGCCGCTGGTAGGCCCGAGGAAGTCATCATAGAGGAGAACATAAGCCGGGTTTACGGCGTTAAGGCTATCGTCCACAGGGATATAAAGGCTGTGACGTACCTCGACTGA
- a CDS encoding FecCD family ABC transporter permease: MRKESLLAAFFLLALLGVFLAEVSFGAYSLSLRDIIACITGASVPPEVRAVLDMRLRRALAAVAVGAILGSSTMVLQSSLRNVLASPFTLGVQQAASIGAAVALMALYGGSVTRWSISVTNPFVVSGFAFLSALAQTLLILALSAAGGLTAYAVVLVSVTMSFITQAILSLLQYLYFNEILVAALLFWTFGDVGRPSWQEIHILGITAALSLAVYWYFSMDLDLLMVGDDVARSSGVNPSATRVVLLLAAALATAVSVSFAGVIGFVGLAGGVMARQIAGWSNRRSLPLAATLGATLLVLSDLVGRTVLSPIVIPVGIMTTIIGAPLLVYLVVRGKHGQH, translated from the coding sequence GTGAGGAAGGAGTCACTCCTGGCAGCGTTTTTCCTGCTGGCCCTCCTGGGGGTTTTCCTAGCAGAGGTAAGCTTCGGCGCGTACAGCTTATCGCTTCGCGACATCATAGCTTGCATCACGGGCGCCAGCGTCCCCCCTGAGGTTCGAGCGGTGTTAGACATGAGGCTTAGGAGAGCCCTCGCGGCGGTCGCGGTAGGGGCTATCCTGGGCTCTAGCACGATGGTGCTGCAGTCCTCTCTAAGGAACGTCCTGGCTTCGCCGTTCACACTGGGTGTGCAGCAGGCGGCGTCTATCGGAGCCGCGGTGGCGCTCATGGCCCTATACGGCGGCTCCGTGACTAGGTGGAGCATTAGCGTCACGAACCCCTTTGTGGTGTCTGGCTTCGCGTTCCTATCGGCTCTCGCGCAGACTCTGCTGATCCTGGCTCTCTCGGCCGCAGGGGGACTCACAGCGTACGCTGTAGTGCTTGTCTCGGTGACCATGAGCTTTATAACGCAGGCTATACTCTCGTTGCTCCAGTACCTCTACTTCAACGAGATCCTGGTGGCCGCCCTCCTCTTCTGGACCTTCGGCGACGTGGGTAGGCCGAGCTGGCAGGAGATCCACATACTAGGCATCACAGCGGCGCTCAGCCTGGCTGTGTACTGGTACTTCTCTATGGACCTGGACCTGCTCATGGTCGGCGACGATGTCGCTAGGTCGAGCGGCGTAAACCCCTCCGCTACGCGTGTTGTTCTGCTCTTAGCCGCCGCGCTGGCTACAGCCGTCTCCGTGTCGTTCGCAGGAGTCATAGGCTTCGTTGGGCTAGCGGGCGGGGTCATGGCTCGGCAGATTGCTGGCTGGAGCAACAGGAGGAGCCTCCCGCTTGCCGCCACGCTGGGCGCGACCCTCCTTGTGCTATCCGACCTTGTGGGCCGCACTGTTCTTTCCCCTATCGTGATACCCGTGGGGATAATGACGACGATTATAGGAGCCCCTCTGCTCGTCTACCTGGTGGTGCGTGGTAAGCATGGTCAGCATTAG
- a CDS encoding ABC transporter substrate-binding protein, with product MRLRVVLAVLVVAVAVAAAALLMLGGRHEAQPPTPSGATYPLTVVDSANRTVTIERRPERLVAVGPGMLRLLVYLNASDLVVGVEQAEKQWSPLGRDYAMALGSEYFSSKPVIGPGGPDKPPAPELILKVQPDLVVMSYALIGAYDPDRLQSEVGVPVVVVNYGTVGNVDVPGLKRALSLLGRVLGRDERARQLSEYIDGVVQDLSRRTAGLAARPSVYVGAVSFKGAQPFTSTQSPYPPLLLLNTPSVADEAGKGKGFVSLDFEYLLKAQPEYVFIDEGNLQSVLQDFQKSPEKYCALKAFREGRVYGVLPFNYYWTNVATALANAYYMGSVLYPDRFKDIDPASKADEIFRAFLGKPIYRGFVDRGYPGFANLSSLFKCP from the coding sequence ATGAGGTTGAGGGTCGTTCTGGCCGTCCTCGTCGTAGCAGTCGCCGTCGCGGCAGCCGCTCTGCTCATGCTAGGCGGGAGGCACGAAGCACAGCCACCTACTCCGTCTGGGGCCACGTACCCACTGACAGTCGTGGACTCCGCCAACAGGACGGTGACCATTGAAAGGAGGCCCGAGCGTCTCGTGGCCGTAGGGCCCGGCATGCTGAGGCTTTTGGTGTACTTGAACGCCAGCGACCTCGTCGTGGGTGTTGAGCAAGCGGAGAAGCAGTGGAGCCCTCTTGGGAGGGACTACGCGATGGCCCTTGGCAGCGAGTACTTCTCCTCGAAGCCCGTGATCGGGCCCGGTGGTCCCGACAAACCGCCCGCACCCGAGCTCATACTCAAGGTTCAGCCTGACCTCGTGGTGATGTCTTACGCTTTGATCGGTGCTTACGATCCAGACAGGCTCCAGAGCGAGGTCGGAGTACCAGTTGTGGTCGTCAACTACGGGACAGTGGGTAACGTGGATGTGCCTGGCTTGAAGCGCGCGCTAAGCCTCCTCGGCAGGGTTCTAGGCAGGGATGAGAGAGCCAGACAGCTCTCCGAGTACATAGATGGGGTCGTTCAGGATTTGAGCAGGAGAACAGCGGGGCTCGCGGCGAGGCCAAGTGTTTACGTCGGAGCGGTCTCCTTCAAGGGCGCCCAGCCCTTCACGTCCACGCAGTCGCCTTACCCGCCTCTGCTACTCTTGAACACTCCGAGCGTGGCCGACGAGGCGGGAAAGGGCAAGGGTTTCGTTTCGCTGGACTTCGAGTACCTCCTCAAAGCGCAGCCAGAGTACGTGTTCATCGATGAGGGAAACCTCCAGTCCGTGCTTCAGGACTTCCAGAAGTCCCCCGAGAAGTACTGCGCCCTCAAGGCCTTCCGGGAAGGCAGAGTGTACGGCGTCCTGCCCTTCAACTACTACTGGACTAACGTGGCCACGGCGCTCGCAAACGCCTACTACATGGGTAGCGTACTCTACCCCGATAGGTTCAAAGACATAGACCCTGCCTCTAAGGCTGACGAGATCTTCAGAGCATTCCTCGGAAAGCCCATCTACAGGGGCTTCGTTGACAGGGGGTACCCCGGCTTCGCGAACCTTAGCAGCCTGTTCAAGTGCCCCTGA
- a CDS encoding FmdE family protein: MTETPKSITIDKKLLERAREFHGHVCPFLVLGLLASEIAKSELGVSKAGVYETIHEELVAVVEANNCMADGVQVATGCTFGNNSLIYLDTGKNALTLYRRSTGEGVRVYVDWERISGEFLPRTAGGAWREGNELWRKVVVERSASMEEAERLHALWEQVALKLLELPVDYFKVSRVRVSPIERAPIFESVKCARCGELVAKPRAVATPEGYLCPACARASVNGVIGRGIVAGLQYPVEVVG, encoded by the coding sequence ATGACAGAAACACCGAAAAGTATTACTATCGACAAGAAACTCCTCGAGAGAGCGCGAGAGTTTCACGGGCACGTGTGCCCATTCCTCGTGCTCGGCCTTCTCGCTTCCGAGATTGCTAAGAGCGAGCTCGGAGTTTCCAAGGCGGGGGTTTACGAGACGATACACGAGGAGCTGGTCGCCGTGGTGGAGGCTAACAACTGCATGGCTGACGGCGTTCAAGTGGCAACCGGTTGCACGTTTGGGAACAACAGCCTCATCTACCTCGACACCGGGAAGAACGCGCTCACCCTTTACAGGAGGAGCACGGGCGAGGGGGTGAGGGTTTACGTGGACTGGGAGAGGATCAGCGGCGAGTTTCTCCCGCGCACGGCTGGCGGGGCTTGGAGGGAGGGCAACGAGCTTTGGAGGAAGGTCGTCGTTGAGAGGTCTGCGTCCATGGAGGAGGCTGAGCGCCTTCATGCCCTGTGGGAGCAGGTTGCCCTCAAGTTGCTGGAGCTCCCGGTGGACTACTTCAAGGTGAGCAGGGTCAGGGTGAGCCCGATTGAGCGTGCCCCGATCTTCGAGAGCGTCAAGTGCGCGAGGTGCGGCGAGCTTGTGGCGAAGCCCAGGGCCGTTGCAACGCCGGAAGGCTACCTCTGCCCGGCATGCGCTCGTGCGAGTGTTAACGGGGTGATCGGGCGCGGGATAGTTGCTGGGCTTCAGTACCCTGTTGAGGTGGTGGGATGA
- a CDS encoding sulfite exporter TauE/SafE family protein: MLTPTQVLLSVFSGFFVGFSLGLIGGGGSILAVPLLLYFVGLSGYPDAVHVAVGSTALAVGLNAFINSAYHLRRGNVDLKTGTIFATAGVAGSLLGAQVGRTTPGGYLLGLFAISMIAIGLYMLLSRGGTRETVAPYPRRRLVLVVLAGFAVGFLSGFLGIGGGFLNVPALVYIGGIDVRLAVGTSLICVGTFGLVTGIEYLLAGKVLLSVVLAYLSGGLAGGYLGARLAVGIDRRLLRSIYGVAIVLAGIYILLKTLSVV, from the coding sequence GTGCTTACCCCAACGCAGGTACTTCTCTCCGTCTTCTCGGGCTTCTTCGTCGGCTTTTCTCTAGGGCTGATCGGCGGAGGGGGATCTATACTTGCCGTCCCCCTGCTTCTCTACTTCGTCGGCCTAAGCGGCTACCCCGACGCCGTGCACGTTGCCGTCGGGTCAACAGCTTTAGCGGTTGGTTTAAACGCCTTCATAAACTCCGCCTACCACCTTAGAAGGGGAAACGTGGACCTTAAAACGGGTACCATCTTTGCGACAGCGGGCGTCGCGGGTTCTCTTCTTGGTGCACAGGTCGGGAGAACAACTCCGGGAGGCTACCTACTAGGCCTCTTCGCGATCTCCATGATCGCTATCGGCCTCTACATGCTCTTATCCCGCGGCGGAACCCGTGAAACAGTTGCCCCGTACCCGAGGAGGAGGCTTGTACTGGTCGTGCTCGCAGGCTTCGCTGTTGGCTTTCTGAGCGGCTTTCTAGGCATAGGTGGAGGCTTTCTCAACGTTCCAGCGCTTGTCTACATTGGGGGCATCGACGTACGGCTGGCAGTCGGCACCTCCCTCATTTGCGTCGGTACCTTCGGGCTCGTCACCGGCATAGAGTACCTCCTGGCGGGGAAAGTGTTGCTCTCGGTCGTTTTAGCGTACCTCTCGGGCGGCCTCGCCGGAGGCTACCTGGGCGCCAGGCTCGCGGTCGGCATCGATAGAAGACTACTCCGCTCGATCTACGGTGTAGCCATAGTCCTGGCGGGCATCTACATCCTCCTGAAAACCCTGAGCGTAGTATGA
- a CDS encoding arsenic resistance protein, giving the protein MSVLYTLVVPFVAGQATRWILVYYKARAGGDKRSAYSWISQDLKPYTQLATMLSMLVLVALLVANESGLILKTPVLAVEVLLLQTVMLGFLLALITAIDKALGVSYEANTAIAYISATKNQSVAAMIAVMALGPKAALVPALVPAIQAPVSISYLRVLPRLRKWFKTEK; this is encoded by the coding sequence ATGTCCGTGCTGTACACCCTCGTGGTGCCGTTCGTCGCAGGGCAGGCGACGCGGTGGATCCTCGTGTACTACAAGGCAAGAGCGGGAGGCGACAAGAGGTCCGCGTACAGCTGGATCTCGCAGGACCTGAAGCCCTACACGCAACTCGCGACGATGCTGTCGATGCTCGTGCTGGTAGCCCTCCTAGTCGCTAACGAGTCGGGTCTCATCTTGAAGACGCCGGTACTGGCCGTTGAGGTGCTGCTGCTCCAGACAGTCATGCTCGGCTTTCTGCTGGCCCTTATCACAGCCATAGATAAAGCCCTGGGGGTTAGCTATGAGGCCAACACTGCTATAGCGTACATCTCAGCAACCAAGAACCAGAGCGTCGCCGCGATGATCGCAGTCATGGCCCTCGGCCCCAAGGCCGCCCTCGTCCCAGCCCTGGTTCCAGCAATCCAGGCACCAGTTTCAATCTCGTACCTCCGAGTACTCCCGCGTCTGAGGAAGTGGTTTAAGACGGAGAAGTGA
- a CDS encoding bile acid:sodium symporter has protein sequence MSLKKVSAHVNKHFLEYTLLSLLAGFLLGVAFQAWISKNTTLIKNLIMAFAILTIYPSMIQLKGEELGKAAKKGKEMLISLVFVFVVAPLIAILFAYLLPDPQVALGYVASNIVPASSASISYVFLAEGDIELATVLAVISLLGSLVAIPGYLSAYASATSLNLR, from the coding sequence ATGAGCCTGAAGAAAGTGTCGGCCCACGTGAACAAGCACTTCCTGGAATACACGCTACTGTCCCTGCTTGCGGGTTTCCTGCTTGGAGTCGCTTTCCAAGCCTGGATCTCGAAGAACACCACCCTCATCAAGAACCTGATCATGGCTTTCGCCATACTCACGATATACCCGTCCATGATCCAGCTGAAGGGCGAGGAGCTGGGGAAAGCCGCTAAAAAGGGTAAGGAGATGCTCATATCCCTCGTGTTCGTCTTCGTGGTTGCGCCCCTCATAGCGATCCTCTTCGCGTACCTGCTCCCCGACCCGCAGGTGGCGCTCGGCTACGTCGCATCAAACATTGTGCCGGCCAGCAGCGCGTCGATCAGCTACGTCTTCCTCGCGGAGGGCGACATAGAGCTCGCTACAGTTCTGGCTGTCATCAGCCTGCTCGGCAGCCTCGTGGCTATCCCGGGCTACCTCAGCGCCTACGCCTCGGCAACTTCACTTAACCTGCGCTAG
- a CDS encoding TetR/AcrR family transcriptional regulator, producing the protein MSLETYQRIVEAAREVFAQYGYEAPLQLVAKKAGVAKSLVVWYFGSKWDLVRKVALESLPADVAQACTSRGLRGEELMNCLIDGFMRKYSDDVTRRLYIEAMALSNRDEEVGREISRFCESVVGELASAIYGSDTPENRVRVRIIFGALMCYALNKPRFVTPELYADVLKRVAKCPI; encoded by the coding sequence GTGAGCCTCGAAACGTATCAGAGGATCGTGGAGGCCGCACGTGAGGTCTTCGCCCAGTACGGGTACGAGGCGCCACTCCAACTCGTGGCTAAAAAAGCGGGCGTGGCGAAGTCTCTCGTCGTGTGGTATTTCGGCTCCAAGTGGGACCTCGTAAGGAAGGTGGCCCTTGAGAGCCTCCCGGCGGACGTGGCCCAAGCCTGCACCTCCAGGGGGCTAAGGGGGGAAGAGCTCATGAACTGCCTTATAGACGGCTTCATGCGCAAGTACAGCGACGATGTCACGAGGAGGCTATACATCGAAGCCATGGCGCTCTCGAACAGGGACGAAGAGGTTGGGAGGGAAATCTCTAGGTTCTGCGAGTCCGTTGTCGGGGAGCTAGCCTCCGCGATATACGGCTCAGACACGCCCGAGAACAGGGTCAGAGTGAGGATCATCTTCGGGGCCCTCATGTGCTACGCGCTCAACAAGCCCCGCTTCGTGACCCCAGAGCTCTACGCCGACGTGCTGAAGAGGGTCGCAAAGTGCCCTATCTGA
- a CDS encoding PIN domain-containing protein — MSQRSKNRVEEPSTINLEEKGFQLDSTALAILHTKENRAFLEFLLLEYTVYVSILSVYEYASSVYFHQRVDVNKVVSNLSKIYHVLGVDNDVIVKAALLDGELSRRRIFLNQIDLLVAATAMTHNLTLVTVDPRLYNGLPSYGLNLVSTEELTEALSKKLEKLKP, encoded by the coding sequence ATGTCTCAAAGGTCAAAGAACAGAGTAGAGGAGCCCTCTACAATCAACTTAGAAGAGAAGGGCTTTCAGCTCGACTCAACAGCGCTTGCCATCCTTCATACAAAGGAGAATAGGGCTTTCCTAGAGTTTCTACTCCTAGAATACACAGTTTATGTCTCTATCTTGAGCGTATACGAGTATGCTTCATCCGTCTACTTCCACCAGCGGGTGGACGTAAACAAAGTTGTAAGTAACTTGTCTAAAATATACCATGTATTGGGTGTGGACAACGATGTTATAGTGAAAGCTGCCTTGCTCGACGGGGAACTATCCCGAAGAAGAATATTCCTGAACCAGATAGACCTACTCGTCGCCGCTACAGCTATGACGCACAACCTGACCCTCGTAACAGTCGATCCTCGTCTATACAATGGGCTTCCCTCCTATGGGCTAAATCTCGTATCCACTGAGGAGCTGACTGAGGCCCTTTCCAAAAAACTCGAGAAACTTAAACCTTAA
- a CDS encoding DUF7557 family protein gives MKTIAVDEITWKKLKKLREKLGVRSYDEIIDKLIEVWQKQELNQSIVDLIQPSEKSSDLVSYILDRKAMKRENQ, from the coding sequence ATGAAGACCATAGCTGTCGACGAAATCACGTGGAAGAAACTCAAGAAGCTTAGAGAGAAGCTTGGAGTTCGATCGTACGACGAGATAATAGATAAGTTGATCGAAGTTTGGCAGAAGCAGGAGCTAAATCAAAGTATTGTGGATTTAATCCAACCCTCTGAGAAGTCTTCTGATCTCGTCTCATATATATTGGATAGGAAAGCCATGAAGAGAGAAAATCAGTGA